The nucleotide window ACCTGACTGGAACTCAGATCTATCGCCCCTCGACCGGCTCGTTCGACGTCCGGCCGGGCCCAATCGTCACCAGCGTCCTACTCGCCGACGAGATCAACCGCGCTCCGGCCAAGGTCCAGAGCGCCCTGCTAGAGGCCATGCAAGAGGGTCAGGTCACCGTTGGGGACGAGACGATTATCTTGCCCGACACCTTCTGGGTGTTGGCGACTCAAAACCCGATCGAGCATGAAGGGACCTACCCCCTGCCGGAAGCGCAGCTCGACCGCTTTCTGCTGAAGGTGCTGGTCGGCTACCCCGGTCGTGATGCCGAAATGGCCATGCTCGACCTCCCCAACATCGCTGAAGCGCCGCACCCAGAATCCTGGGCGGACGACGAGCAGCCGCTCTTCAACCCGGACGAAGTGATTCGACTTCGCCGATTGACGGCCTCGATCCGCGTGGCCGACTCGATCAAGGAGTACATTGTCGACCTCGTCCGGGCGAGCCGTGATCCTGAGCCCTACGGTCTGGGGCTCGCGCCTTTCATCGATCTGGGAGCAAGCCCCCGGGCGACGATTTCACTCGTGCGCGCCGCAAGAGCCCACGCCCTGCTCTCTCAGCGGGATTACGTTACGCCCCATGACGTAAAATCTCTCGCGCGCGACGTCCTCCGCCATCGGATCGTGATCAGTTACGAGGCCGACGCCGAGGGGATGTCCGTCGACGAGATTCTCGGCAAGATCCTGGATCACATTCCCGTCCCCTGATCCCCGTCAGGTGTGGGGCCACCATTCCATGTAGCCCTCCCAGATCCGATCGAGCGCCGCGGCGGCTCGCGCGTGGAGCTTGATCTCGACGAGTTCGGACATCGCCGTGAAGTCGGGGTTGATCTCGACCGTCGTCTTACCCGCCGCCTGGGCGATTCGAAGGGGGGCGACGATGTAGTCGAAGAGGCTGCTCGTCCCGATGCTGAAGACGACGTCGAAGCCCGTCCACAACTCGGTTTCCAGCCGACCCAGCTTCTCGGGATCGAGAGACTCCTCGAAGAGGACGACGTCGGGACGGAGGACCGCATCGCAGATGGGGCAGAGCGGCAGGTCAGCGAGGCCCTGATAGTCCTCGACTCGTTCTCTGTAGTCGCATCGAGTGCACTTGATAACGTGGAGGTCGCCGTGGACGTCCAGGACGTTTCGCGAGCCCGCTGCGCTGTGGAGACCGTCCACGTTTTGAGTCAGGATCCAAACGGCGTCGAAGTAGCCGTCCATTTCGGCCAGCACCTTGTGGCCACGGTTCGGCTGGGCACCCCGACTGGCTCTCTCGATTTCCCGGAGATAGTTCCAGGTGAGTTCAGGACGGGCTCGGAACATCGGGCCTGACAGGATCTGCTCGATCGTCAAGCCGTGCGGCGTGGCGGTCTCCGACCGGTAAAGACCCCCAACTCCGCGGTAGGTCGGCAGGCCGGAATCGGCCGACATCCCGGCTCCGGTCACAGCGAGGATCCTGTTCGCTTTCCGAAGTCGCTGGACGACGTGGCGGATTCCTCGCGTATCGTCTTCGGAGAACTCGTCGGCGGGTCGTGGGGAGCGGGAGGGCTCCATGATCGGCCTCGATCGGATGCTAAGGCTGTGCGAACGGCGATCAAGTATGGCACGGAACCGCCCCCCTCCGCCAGACCACCCCTCCCGGCGACTCCGCCTTGACGAGAGGGACGGTCCGGCCTAGATTCCGGCGCCCGAAGGCGCAGCCTCGGGAGGCTCTCGATCTCGCGGGGAGACGGAATGACGCGGCACAGTCAAGAAAAGATCCAAGAGCCTGCCAGCCCGATCACGGTGCCATTCAACCGGCCGTTCATCGCCGGCAAGGAACTGTTTTACATCGCGCGCGCCGTGACTCAGGGGAACATCGCCGGCGACGGCGAGTTCACTCGCCTTTGCGCTCGCTGGATGGAAGAGCGATTCGAGATCCCCAACGTTCTGCTGACCCCCTCCTGCACGGCGGCCCTGGAAATGGCCGCCATGCTCTGCGACCTTGGGCCGGGGGACGAGGTGATCATGCCCTCGTTCACGTTCGTCTCGACCGCCAACGCAGTCGCCCGCCTGGGGGCTCGACCCGTATTCGTGGACGTTCGCGAGGACACGCTCAACCTGGACGAGACTCTCATCGAAGAGGCCGTGACCGAGCGGACGCGGGCGATCTTTCCGGTGCATTACGCCGGAGTCGCCTGCGACATGGACGCCGTGATGGAGATTGCTCGTCGTCGCGGTCTGAGGGTGGTCGAGGACGCTGCGCAGGGGGTCGACGCCTCGTACAAGGGACGAGCGTTAGGCTCGATCGGCGACCTTGGCGCTTACAGCTTCCACGAGACGAAGAATTTCATCTGCGGCGAGGGAGGCGCGCTCTGCGTCAACGATCCTGAACTGCTCATGAGGGCGGAGATCCTGCGCGACAAGGGGACGAACCGCCGCCAGTTCTTCCGAGGCCAGGTCGACAAGTATACCTGGGTCGACGTCGGCTCCAGCTACGTCCCCAGCGAGATCTGCTCGGCCTTCCTGTACGCGCAGTTGGAGATGGCCTCCGACATCGGAGCCTCGCGCCGAGAGAAATACGAAGAGTACGTGGCTCGGCTCGAACCCCTGGAACGAGAAGGCCGACTCCGCCTGCCGCGGACGCTGGAATCCTGCCGCAGTAATCACCATCTCTTCTACATCCTCTTGCCCGATGAGGCGACTCGCGACGCCCTTGCGGCCCATCTCCGGTCTCACGGCGTTCTTGCGGTATTCCACTACGTGCCGCTCCACACGTCGCCGATGGGTCGGTCGTTCGGCGGCCGCGATGGGGATCTGCCCGTGACCGAGGATGTCGCAAGGCGATTGCTGCGACTCCCTCTGTTTCACGAAATGACGTCTGATGAGCAGAACTACGTCGTCGAGCAGATCGAGGGGTACTTTCTTCGATGCAAGCGACGGCCCGCGGCCTGACCGCCGAATCTCTCGCCTGGGACACGGCCCACTTCGGCCTCTCGATCGCCCGCATCCAGATCGGTTGCGACGATTCGGGGCTGGGTCAGGCGTTGACCAGCGCGCGACGCGACGGCCTGGAACTGGTCTACGTCTTTACGCCTCCCGAATTCTCGATGCCAAACGATCTGTTGGCTCGATTCGATGGGCTCAAGGTCGATGAGCGGGTTGTGTTCTCGATCGACCTGGAGGTTCCGCACAGCGACGTGGCCAGCTCGGATTCCTTGCACCTCTCCGAGGCTCCTTGCAGGGAGCCCTCGCCGGCGTTGATCGAACTGGCGGTGGCCGCGGGAGAATACTCGCGGTTCGCCGTCGACCCTCGTATTCCCGAAGACCGGTTTCGTCGGTTGTATGAAGTCTGGATCGCTCGGAGCTGCCTCCGTGAAGCAGCGGACGTGGTGTTCGTCGCAGAGGAGCCAGTGACGAACCCTGAGCCGTTAGGGCTCATAACGGCGTCCGTTCGCGATGGGACCGGCGTGATTGGACTCGTCGCCGTCAGTCCCACAGCGCGAAGGCGCGGCGTTGGCCGGGCGATGATGAGTCGCGTTCAGGAGTGGCTGGCCGCCCGAGGCGTGAAGCGGTCGTCGGTCGTAACCCAGGAAGCGAACGGCCCCGCCTGCTCTCTTTATCGATCATGTGGTTACAGCCCGATCCAGCGGGAGACCATCTACCATTTCCGACCGTGCGGGTCATTGGCATGAGTACGAGCGAACGTTACTGCGGGAGTCGGCCATGATCGACGAGGCCGACGACCCCCGGCCCTGGGAGGTTCTGTCGTCACGCTACCTGAGCCGTAAACCCTGGCTCACACTTCGTGAAGATCGAGTCCGGCTGCCCAACGGGACCGTGATCGAGGACTACAACGTCCTGGAGTATCCCGACTGGATCAACGTCGTGGCGCTGACGACCGACCAGCGGATGGTCCTGATCCGGCAGTATCGCCATGGGAGTCGGGCGGTGCACTACGAGCTTCCGGCCGGCGTGTGCGACCCGAGCGATTCTGATCCTGAAACTACAGCTCGACGCGAGTTACTTGAGGAAACGGGTTACGGCGGCGGGTGTTGGTCTCCGCAGATCTCACTCTCGGCTAACCCGGGAACCCATGCCAATCTGACGCACTCTTTCCTGGCGGAAGGGGTGGTGCTGCAACAGGCTCCGACTCCCGAGTCGACGGAAGATCTCCGAGTCCATCTCGCGACTCTCGATGAGGTCCTCGCGATCGTCAAATCGGGCGGCGTGCTCCAGTCCTTGCATACGGCCGCCATTCTTTTCCACAAGATCCAGGAACGTCCCTAGGCTTTGAGGGATCGCGATGTCCATGGTCGACGTCTCCGTCGTGGTTCCCGTCTACAATTCCGAGAAGACCCTCCACGCGCTCGTCGAGCGACTGGTCGACGTCCTTGAAGCGGCCGGGACGACGCACGAATTCATATTCGTCGACGACGGCAGCGCCGACGGTTCCTGGCGCGTCCTTCAGGCGATACGATCCAAACGGCCCGATCGGGTCGTCATCGTTCAACTCATGCGGAAT belongs to Paludisphaera rhizosphaerae and includes:
- a CDS encoding AAA family ATPase, whose translation is MSSPEILAEESPFEDAHRGVSRLIERLETVVVGQRPLIEKLIVALLAGGHVLIEGVPGLAKTRMVRALAQALDLPFRRIQFTPDLLPADLTGTQIYRPSTGSFDVRPGPIVTSVLLADEINRAPAKVQSALLEAMQEGQVTVGDETIILPDTFWVLATQNPIEHEGTYPLPEAQLDRFLLKVLVGYPGRDAEMAMLDLPNIAEAPHPESWADDEQPLFNPDEVIRLRRLTASIRVADSIKEYIVDLVRASRDPEPYGLGLAPFIDLGASPRATISLVRAARAHALLSQRDYVTPHDVKSLARDVLRHRIVISYEADAEGMSVDEILGKILDHIPVP
- a CDS encoding NAD-dependent protein deacylase — its product is MEPSRSPRPADEFSEDDTRGIRHVVQRLRKANRILAVTGAGMSADSGLPTYRGVGGLYRSETATPHGLTIEQILSGPMFRARPELTWNYLREIERASRGAQPNRGHKVLAEMDGYFDAVWILTQNVDGLHSAAGSRNVLDVHGDLHVIKCTRCDYRERVEDYQGLADLPLCPICDAVLRPDVVLFEESLDPEKLGRLETELWTGFDVVFSIGTSSLFDYIVAPLRIAQAAGKTTVEINPDFTAMSELVEIKLHARAAAALDRIWEGYMEWWPHT
- the rffA gene encoding dTDP-4-amino-4,6-dideoxygalactose transaminase, yielding MTRHSQEKIQEPASPITVPFNRPFIAGKELFYIARAVTQGNIAGDGEFTRLCARWMEERFEIPNVLLTPSCTAALEMAAMLCDLGPGDEVIMPSFTFVSTANAVARLGARPVFVDVREDTLNLDETLIEEAVTERTRAIFPVHYAGVACDMDAVMEIARRRGLRVVEDAAQGVDASYKGRALGSIGDLGAYSFHETKNFICGEGGALCVNDPELLMRAEILRDKGTNRRQFFRGQVDKYTWVDVGSSYVPSEICSAFLYAQLEMASDIGASRREKYEEYVARLEPLEREGRLRLPRTLESCRSNHHLFYILLPDEATRDALAAHLRSHGVLAVFHYVPLHTSPMGRSFGGRDGDLPVTEDVARRLLRLPLFHEMTSDEQNYVVEQIEGYFLRCKRRPAA
- a CDS encoding GNAT family N-acetyltransferase, whose protein sequence is MQATARGLTAESLAWDTAHFGLSIARIQIGCDDSGLGQALTSARRDGLELVYVFTPPEFSMPNDLLARFDGLKVDERVVFSIDLEVPHSDVASSDSLHLSEAPCREPSPALIELAVAAGEYSRFAVDPRIPEDRFRRLYEVWIARSCLREAADVVFVAEEPVTNPEPLGLITASVRDGTGVIGLVAVSPTARRRGVGRAMMSRVQEWLAARGVKRSSVVTQEANGPACSLYRSCGYSPIQRETIYHFRPCGSLA
- a CDS encoding NUDIX hydrolase — encoded protein: MIDEADDPRPWEVLSSRYLSRKPWLTLREDRVRLPNGTVIEDYNVLEYPDWINVVALTTDQRMVLIRQYRHGSRAVHYELPAGVCDPSDSDPETTARRELLEETGYGGGCWSPQISLSANPGTHANLTHSFLAEGVVLQQAPTPESTEDLRVHLATLDEVLAIVKSGGVLQSLHTAAILFHKIQERP